A window of Selenomonas ruminantium subsp. lactilytica TAM6421 contains these coding sequences:
- a CDS encoding flagellin has protein sequence MAMTVKNNMPAKRTLNELDRNAKAMQKDLAKLSSGLKIRSAEDDASGYAISERMDVQINSLEQDNRNAQNGGAMLKTAEGAMQSTVDALRTLKEKAIDSANDTNTNEDRAIMQKQFDQIIDQIDDNAMTTYNGKVLIDGSHNDGITDVATHMTNQNLAEDTTGETSLLELKNRNGEPLRMESSDTITVSWVQNGKTNTVNMPMMHETKTYNDDYDEFDPNSQEYFYGTASYNVNDLIQLAGGTWEYDDSEGKSVLSGAVVELVQNDDSSYIGQNGFGVDVHTADNTAGITFKAKTAGIAGQISGFTISINDSQGNPRKDVNKALEFTTTIFAENASEDNAITLQVGTKANQAVKAGFSDMRAEALGLKTPPPVETLSIATQSDANAAINVLDNAMQRVLDQQTKTGSIQNRLEYTSANLINSSENTQAAKSTIADADMAAQMASYTKNNILMQASQSMLAQANQNSSSVLSLLQ, from the coding sequence ATGGCTATGACAGTCAAGAATAATATGCCGGCAAAGCGCACGTTAAATGAATTGGATCGCAATGCCAAGGCAATGCAGAAGGATTTGGCAAAGTTATCTTCAGGGCTGAAAATACGCAGTGCTGAGGATGATGCATCTGGTTATGCTATTTCTGAACGCATGGATGTGCAGATCAATTCTCTGGAGCAGGACAATCGGAATGCACAGAACGGTGGTGCTATGCTCAAGACGGCTGAGGGAGCGATGCAGAGTACCGTTGATGCCTTGCGCACATTGAAGGAAAAAGCCATCGATTCGGCCAATGATACGAATACCAATGAAGACCGGGCCATCATGCAAAAGCAATTTGATCAGATTATCGATCAAATTGATGACAATGCGATGACCACTTATAATGGGAAAGTATTGATTGACGGCAGCCATAATGATGGCATAACGGATGTGGCTACGCATATGACCAATCAAAATCTGGCGGAAGATACAACGGGAGAAACCAGTCTGCTGGAATTGAAAAATCGTAATGGGGAGCCGCTTCGGATGGAAAGCTCAGATACAATCACGGTTTCTTGGGTACAGAATGGCAAGACAAATACAGTCAATATGCCGATGATGCATGAGACGAAGACCTATAATGATGATTATGATGAGTTTGATCCAAACAGTCAAGAATACTTCTATGGAACTGCGTCGTATAATGTTAATGATTTGATTCAATTAGCTGGTGGTACATGGGAGTATGATGATTCTGAGGGAAAATCGGTATTATCTGGGGCGGTAGTAGAATTAGTGCAAAATGATGATTCTTCTTATATTGGTCAGAATGGTTTTGGCGTGGATGTTCATACGGCTGATAATACAGCAGGGATTACCTTTAAAGCCAAAACGGCAGGTATTGCTGGTCAGATTTCAGGTTTTACCATTAGCATTAATGATAGTCAGGGCAATCCACGTAAAGACGTCAACAAAGCACTGGAATTTACGACGACCATCTTTGCTGAGAATGCATCAGAGGATAACGCGATTACGCTGCAGGTAGGAACAAAAGCCAATCAGGCTGTAAAGGCCGGCTTTTCGGATATGCGTGCTGAGGCTCTGGGGCTAAAAACGCCTCCGCCGGTAGAAACACTCAGTATAGCTACGCAAAGTGATGCCAATGCCGCAATCAATGTCCTGGATAATGCTATGCAGAGGGTGCTGGATCAACAGACAAAGACCGGTTCGATTCAAAATCGTTTGGAATATACATCAGCGAATCTAATAAATTCCAGCGAGAATACGCAGGCGGCGAAATCCACGATTGCGGATGCGGATATGGCAGCACAAATGGCAAGTTATACGAAAAATAATATTCTAATGCAAGCCTCGCAATCGATGCTGGCTCAAGCAAACCAGAACAGCAGCAGTGTATTGAGTTTGTTGCAGTGA
- a CDS encoding flagellinolysin, with translation MAMVIKNNMSAQMALGALNKNSNKLSKQLQKVGSGMKINSAEDDASGYAISERMRVQIRGLGQDIDNTQNAISMLRTAEGAASSTVDILKTLKEKAINAANDTNTDADRATIQKEVDQSIDQIDDNANVTFNGKTLFDGSADVADDVKQTIIKALNSEWIARSLNMVKDAYGMSFFEDHASVKEIELNFTDEDSDVLASVSSISVNGVANSLTLNINLHFYENLDPNDVNGSSSTGEATYLDRTLAHELTHAVMRANISDMDSLPKYIREGSAEFIHGIDDERKGTLAGLTSGAGGTVASTLADSENASGSLAYAVGYAFLHYINKVGGHEDAMKRFMAVLDEKGGTAYDEAISAATKGRFNTASEAETAFKNDFDSYLSDGHTINEFYKAYCDIDLENTRDTGSVKGSKAWGGDEENAEDVVLEGKSTRFWYYPSGSTSTIEGLTVKWGDFSRPDSGFRFQVGTKANQQIKAAFSDIHAQALGLLSDEGETVQLTTRANAKRALTIFDNALQKVLDQQTTIGSIQSRLNYTAQNLTTAQENVTSSESTIRDADMAKEMTEYTKANVLTQAAQSMLAQANQSSSGVLSLLQ, from the coding sequence ATGGCTATGGTAATTAAAAATAATATGTCCGCCCAGATGGCTTTGGGGGCATTGAACAAGAACAGTAATAAACTGTCCAAGCAGCTGCAGAAGGTTGGCTCTGGTATGAAAATCAACAGTGCCGAGGACGATGCTTCCGGTTACGCTATTTCCGAGCGCATGCGGGTGCAGATTCGCGGCCTGGGACAGGACATTGATAACACCCAGAATGCCATCAGCATGCTGCGCACGGCGGAAGGGGCGGCCAGCTCTACTGTTGACATTCTGAAAACTCTGAAAGAAAAGGCAATCAACGCTGCCAACGATACCAATACTGACGCTGACCGGGCCACTATCCAGAAGGAAGTAGACCAGTCCATCGATCAGATTGACGACAATGCCAATGTCACTTTCAACGGCAAGACATTGTTTGATGGTTCGGCAGATGTGGCTGATGATGTGAAACAGACCATCATCAAGGCACTGAATTCTGAGTGGATAGCCCGCAGCTTGAATATGGTAAAGGATGCTTACGGTATGTCCTTTTTTGAAGATCATGCTTCTGTAAAGGAAATTGAGTTGAATTTTACGGATGAAGATAGTGATGTGTTGGCATCGGTGTCATCTATATCTGTTAATGGTGTAGCCAATAGTTTGACTTTGAATATCAATTTGCATTTTTATGAAAATCTTGATCCCAATGATGTGAATGGTTCTTCGTCAACAGGCGAGGCTACGTACTTGGATCGTACCCTTGCCCATGAACTGACCCATGCGGTCATGCGTGCCAACATCAGCGATATGGATTCGCTGCCCAAGTATATCCGCGAAGGTTCCGCGGAATTCATTCATGGTATTGATGATGAGAGAAAAGGCACTTTAGCAGGATTAACTTCGGGGGCTGGTGGAACAGTAGCCAGTACCTTGGCTGACAGTGAAAATGCATCAGGCAGCTTGGCCTACGCGGTGGGCTATGCATTCCTACATTACATTAATAAAGTGGGCGGCCATGAGGATGCTATGAAACGATTTATGGCAGTCCTTGACGAAAAGGGTGGTACAGCCTATGACGAGGCCATCAGTGCGGCTACAAAGGGACGGTTCAATACTGCAAGTGAAGCGGAAACTGCCTTTAAAAATGATTTTGACTCTTATTTGAGTGATGGGCATACAATCAATGAATTCTATAAAGCCTATTGCGATATTGATTTAGAAAATACACGGGATACCGGCTCCGTCAAAGGCTCCAAAGCCTGGGGCGGCGATGAAGAAAATGCTGAAGATGTGGTATTGGAAGGTAAATCCACACGTTTCTGGTACTATCCCAGCGGTAGCACCAGTACGATTGAGGGGCTGACGGTAAAATGGGGCGATTTCTCTCGTCCTGACTCCGGTTTCCGCTTCCAGGTGGGCACCAAGGCAAATCAGCAGATCAAGGCGGCCTTCTCCGATATTCATGCGCAGGCATTGGGACTCTTGTCGGATGAAGGGGAAACTGTGCAGCTGACCACCCGGGCCAATGCCAAGCGGGCACTGACGATTTTTGACAATGCCCTGCAGAAGGTGCTGGATCAGCAGACCACCATTGGTTCTATTCAGAGCCGCTTGAATTATACAGCGCAGAACCTTACTACGGCTCAGGAAAATGTGACCAGTTCCGAATCCACCATTCGTGATGCGGATATGGCCAAGGAAATGACGGAATACACCAAAGCCAACGTTCTGACCCAGGCAGCCCAGAGTATGCTGGCCCAGGCCAATCAGAGTAGCAGTGGGGTATTAAGTCTGTTGCAATAA
- the moaC gene encoding cyclic pyranopterin monophosphate synthase MoaC, whose amino-acid sequence MDNGLTHFDEQGQAIMVDVSGKAETHRTAIASGIIKVSQPVFDAIKEGTAAKGDVLGVARIAGIMAAKNTSSVIPLCHPLPLAKCSLDFELQKDTCAVKAIATVKVTGLTGVEMEALHAVSVALLTIYDMCKAIDKRMEISEIHLDRKSGGKSGKFIR is encoded by the coding sequence ATGGACAACGGTCTTACCCACTTCGACGAACAAGGACAGGCTATCATGGTGGATGTAAGCGGCAAGGCAGAAACCCACCGCACCGCCATTGCCTCAGGAATCATCAAGGTCAGCCAGCCGGTATTTGATGCCATTAAGGAAGGCACTGCTGCCAAGGGGGACGTGCTGGGCGTGGCCCGCATTGCGGGAATCATGGCAGCGAAAAACACTAGTTCCGTGATTCCTCTTTGCCACCCCCTGCCTCTCGCAAAATGCAGCCTGGATTTTGAACTGCAGAAAGATACCTGTGCCGTGAAGGCCATTGCCACCGTGAAGGTCACGGGACTTACCGGCGTGGAGATGGAAGCCTTGCACGCAGTCAGCGTGGCACTTCTGACCATCTACGATATGTGCAAGGCCATTGACAAGCGCATGGAAATCAGTGAAATTCACCTCGATCGCAAAAGCGGCGGCAAGAGCGGCAAGTTCATACGCTGA
- a CDS encoding RNA-guided endonuclease InsQ/TnpB family protein, whose protein sequence is MQRAVKIRLLPTKEQECLFWKSAGTARWAYNYFLEANEAAYKAWLKNDKVGKRSVSEGEIRKHINNVLKKTTHTWLKEVGSNVMKQAVKDANLALQRYFKGISGKPKFKSRHRSKISFYVNYESLVRKPNGFHGEKIGFVKTAAPLPKIPKGKKYANPHISFDGRYWYLSVGYEVQQEETELTGGSLGIDLGIKSLAIVSNEDATETHFYKNINKSAEVRRLEKKLKREQRKASRKLESNIKSHDKNRHPIWIRPLRECRNLDKQNKKIQLIHKRLTDIRNNHLHQTTSEIVKTKPSQIVMENLNVKGMMKNKHLSEAIAKQKFYEFKRQIQYKAEMYGIKVIEVDRFYASSKTCSHCGNVKKDLKLSDRIYVCPVCGAKLDRDLNAAINLANYKMA, encoded by the coding sequence ATGCAGAGAGCGGTAAAGATAAGGCTTCTGCCTACTAAAGAGCAAGAGTGTCTGTTCTGGAAAAGTGCCGGGACTGCCCGTTGGGCATACAATTACTTTCTCGAAGCGAACGAAGCGGCCTACAAGGCATGGCTTAAAAATGACAAGGTCGGCAAGCGTAGCGTCAGCGAGGGCGAAATAAGGAAACACATCAACAACGTCCTAAAGAAAACAACCCATACATGGCTTAAAGAGGTAGGAAGCAATGTAATGAAACAAGCTGTTAAGGACGCAAACCTGGCCTTGCAAAGATATTTCAAGGGCATATCTGGGAAACCTAAATTCAAGAGCCGTCATAGGAGCAAGATTAGTTTCTATGTGAACTACGAAAGCCTTGTGAGGAAGCCAAATGGCTTCCATGGTGAGAAGATAGGTTTTGTGAAGACAGCGGCTCCCCTGCCTAAGATACCAAAAGGCAAGAAATATGCCAATCCGCATATATCCTTTGATGGCAGGTATTGGTATCTGTCAGTTGGCTATGAAGTTCAGCAGGAAGAAACTGAGCTGACTGGCGGGAGTCTGGGCATAGACCTTGGTATTAAGTCGTTGGCGATTGTTTCTAACGAGGACGCTACAGAAACCCACTTCTACAAGAACATCAATAAGTCTGCGGAAGTAAGAAGGTTGGAAAAGAAGCTGAAGCGTGAGCAACGAAAGGCATCTCGCAAACTGGAATCAAATATCAAGAGCCACGACAAAAATCGCCATCCGATATGGATTCGCCCACTTCGAGAATGTAGGAACCTAGACAAGCAGAACAAGAAAATACAGCTTATTCACAAACGCCTTACAGACATTCGCAACAATCATCTTCATCAGACAACATCTGAGATAGTGAAAACCAAGCCGTCACAGATAGTCATGGAGAATTTGAATGTCAAGGGCATGATGAAGAATAAGCACCTGTCAGAAGCTATCGCAAAACAAAAATTCTATGAGTTTAAGCGGCAGATTCAGTACAAGGCTGAAATGTACGGCATAAAGGTCATAGAGGTAGACAGATTCTATGCAAGCTCCAAAACTTGCAGTCATTGCGGAAATGTCAAAAAGGACTTGAAGCTTTCAGACCGCATTTATGTCTGCCCTGTATGCGGAGCAAAGCTGGACAGGGATTTGAACGCTGCTATCAACTTAGCAAATTATAAGATGGCTTAG